CAGTCCGTCCGACCGTGTGTCTGTCTCATGGTATGTTTCTAACATTTGTTATGAAAGTCATTTGATAAagaaattgtttgtttattaggGTGAATAACTCGATatcaaagtaaatattttttttagtatcAATTATTTTCTTTGGTTAAAAATGGCAGTGATAAGAAATGCTTCACAGTGTCAAATATAAAAACATGATGTGAAATGTCAAACACTGCAATTACCAggtatgtttatatttaaattagaGCTGAAGTTTCCACAAACGCTTCTGACTGTACAGGTGACATTGACTGTTTTTAATATGCGCGTGATCTTCAGTGTTTCATTGTTAATCACAGTCTCTACATTCTTGTCCAGAAACCAGCTGATGGAATAAAATATGCCTTTGGTGAGGTTATGCTGGCAGATCATTGTCACGTCATCACCCTCCCGCACAGTGATGGGGGAAGTGATATTCAAGGTCACGCTAAACACTGAAAGGATAGGTAGAAGATCAAAGGTCACATAAAGGAGTGGCACTGATGATGTATAAATTAGGGTTATCAATGGTTAATAACAAAGTGTGGAATTCCAGTGACATTAGCATCACTAAATGGAATTGCAGAATGAATGTctgtaaagctgaagtgtgtcatttcaccCAACGGACGTGcacaaataaacattgttttcaaaacagatttcCAAATAGACAAAttatgctttcatattgctgacgtgttacagttttctccaagtattttctgcttaattatttattaaaacattttatgtcaaatgaaaagaataaaagaacattgaaagtgcttgagtagagggataactgggcacaaatgttgctatggtgatgcTTAGGATTCCCAAAATTTGTCTCAGACAGCAGAATTGTtgccaaaatcgtacagtgtgcatcCGCCTATACTTGTAGTTGTccctgcatattaaactgggatagaagaaCGAATTTCAACGCAGGAAAAGttgcacatttcagctttaaacagGTTTCACATAAGTCAGAAAGATCGTCCCGCCCTTATCTCATGCCATTGAATGAGTCAATGAATCTGATCATAGTTTTTTCAGGAATTAATGCTGAATAATTATACCTTGTCTCTTGCAATCTGTAGAAACACATGGGGAAAGGGAGAATAAAAACAGATTCATACAACACATTTGATTTCATTTAACTATATAGAAGACACTGCTGTATATAAAGACCAAGAATGCAATGTTATGCAGTGCTTGCTCTACAAGTGCCTGAACTTATACTGCTATTATTGTGCACTGCTAATCACTGAACTGGTTGTATATTggtatacatatttataatatatttaaatgcaattttataCATATAACCAAGGGAAAACATGACTGACCACTGGTGCAATTGCTCGAATTGGAAGAACACCGTGGGCAGGTCACTTGAGACCAGAGAAATAAGAAAAGacaaacaattaattaaatgtattatacatgtcGTGTAAATACAGTATACTAAAACCAAAGGGACAGAGATATGGAAATGaatgaacattaaaatataaaaataaaaaactgactgAAAGCAGGTCCGGTTCTAAGGGGCAGAAGTTAAAGCACCCTCAATTGAATAACTTTAACTACTAGAGCACCCCCCACTAAATTCAGGAGCTCCTCAGAGATTTATGATCTGGAACCGGGCCTGACCGAAAGGAAGAATAGATTATGCAGGTTCTCTGAATTTTCTACCTGTATTATTGCAGTTTAGGCATTCACGCGGTGGGCACATGTCCGGTTCTCCAATGCATAtacctcagagagagagagagagagattcgtCAACTGTTTGCAATGCATTTTTCTGTCTCCATCATATTTGGTATAAAGATGGAAATGACATTAGGTGGATTCTGAATCATTTCACAACCTTAAATTGAGCGGATGTTGCtattatttgctttttttgtgGATGCTTTATGCACATCTAAAATGAAATATAGTCATCTACAAATAGTATGACAATTTATGAAGAAATATCAATTGTCTAattcaggggtgcccacacttctttgtgtgatgatctacttttaaatgaccaactcagtaagatctaccaactaaaaaaacacagtttcatttaaaataagaaaatgcttgttgggactactgcatgtatccctaaatggaattcatcttctaattaataaaaataaaatatataataatgttcaatgttgatatcattcagttttaaaacaaaacccaaaacacctacagcacaatagattacaatagccagggcatttgccttattctgatgacgagtaaatattgaccaggcgaggttttgtttattaagttgccatgacaactaggtttgcgttTACGCGCCTTCCAAGAACAGAGCTCGAAATTGCGATACCACAGCCcccaaacctagttgtcatggcaactgaaaaaacaaaacctcgcctggtcaatatttactcgtcaagtgcaagtcagacagaaactaaaagatggaaagacattatatttatttttattaaaatttaactaaagtacatttaaattttgtgcgatctaccagcattgcctttgcgatcgactggtagatcgcgattgacgtattgggcacccctggtctaaTTGATTTGTTTCCAACCAAGCATGTTTTCTTCAGAATTGTTTTAATGAATGAATGTGAAGGTTTTTCCTGTGTCTTCAGTATCGCGATCCATTTGGTTATTATTTCTAATATCCCTTAAACGAACAATTGTACGTTTCTTTATGACATCATCCACCAGGAAGTTAAATCAATTTGGTGGGAAAACAACAAGCGTAAACAGAAGTACCAGCAAAAGAATCATTGAATTATGAGATGTTTTATTGTAATAGTTGGGAACATTTCTTTCTTGTTTAATAACATCCCAGAAATCTGTAAGATAATTTCAAAAGATGGTTGAAAAATATCCAAAATAACCTCAAAGTTGACACCCTTTAATCCTTCACTGAGCGATTGGCAaacttaagctcaatcgacagcatttgtggcataaaattgattacaccacaaataattttgacttgtttgtccttttctttaaaaaaaaagctaaaacatggattccagtaaggcacttactgtacaatggaagtcaatggggccaatcggtaaacattaacatacactctgttttaaaagtatagctacaagacgtaaacaatatgtttgttagcatgactttagtgtgataaactgCTTACTAATCTCTTCagtgtaaatttatagccaattgtacaacttggtagccatgacgacataatgccTTAAGCACTGCAATCCCACAAACCAATGAtttcaacaactttacagcttgaatagtacacaagtttaacagaagaattaatgtaaggcTTTTATcagattataagcttcacatttctgcctttaaaccctccaaagattggccccattgacttccattgtaagtgcctcactgtaacataaaTTTTTTCtacttttataaagaaaataagaGGAACGAAAAGGatatttggtaatcaacattatgccacaaatgctgtcgatgtaGCTTAATCTTAGCAGAGCATATCCTTTATTTCAAGTTCTCCCTTATATTGCAACACAAGCATATTCTTCACCACATAAAACGTTGTTTTTCAAAAGATACTGTATGATATGAATGACTCAAAGCATCTAAGTCTCAAAATGATGACTAAAACTATTTAATTGACCATTGTGAGCATGTGTGGAATGAGCTTACAGAAATAAAGACAGGCGGTGATGAGTAGCGCTCTGCCAAATGCTCCCATGATTCCTCACTGCATCATAAAACATCATGTCATAAAACTCATGCAAATCATTGTCAGTCTTTCCTGATATCTTCTCTTAAGAAATCACAATAAATGCATATGAAAACATGATATATAATATTAACTTTCTTTCATTGTAAAATACTTTCTGACATTAGGAAACTAATGATGTACTCAATAATAacacaatgtaaatgtttttgattAAAACAAATGCTACACTAATGAGCACAAATTCTACTAACACAGGAAAATCACTTTTGTTTGGGACATCGGCTAAATTGAAAGCATTGTACAGTCTAAAGCCATAATGTAAATGACACACTCTCTCCCCCTGTTACACACAAAAGGTCtaaaatacacatacaaatatagaGAGCTCATTTtacttagtatttatttattaaagttgtatACTTACACTCCAGATGCATTTAGAGGAAGTGTTCAAAAGTGAGCTGTCTCACAGACAGAAGAGTTCTGTTCGTGGACGCACATATTTACTGATATGAACATAGATAATTATGCAAATCACTTCTTTGATACAGGGacatgaaatgtatttttatatagacCTGACTGCTTTGCTTACAGTGATGCACAAAGTTCCATTGAAAATTCTGAATTGACAAATTGTTTGGTTTTGTCTTTGACGTATCGGGAATCAACATATTGTCGAACACATTTGTTTATAGATTCAGCGTAGACCTATTGCATATAAATTACAATGTCTAAACAAAGATTTGGTTGTTTGCTTCAATGCTAATTTttccaatacattttaaaatcataagTGGATTGAGTGTTTTAGGAAACAGCCCTGCAGTAAATTAATATTAGGGAATAAACAGTTgtttttgagaaagttactgttaacATATCACATGCAATGCTCCAGCAGGGGGAAATAGATTCTAGCATTTCCATTGGTTAAAGAAGGTTTTGAGcaactactgtatataataaGTTATTGGTCTTCCTTTCTTCCTCCATCTCTCAATTGCACTTTTCCTCTACTTTAAGCAGTTTTCTTTGGACCCAAAGTCAAAGAGTCACATGAAGTGCTCTAGGttgtttaatgaccacagagagtcaagacctcagtttaacaGCTCATCTAAAAGATGGTGCATTTTTACAGCATAGTGATCCCATTATTATACTGGGTCAtgaggacccacacagaccacagtgtGAAGCCTCCCTGCTGTCCTCcataatacctcttccagcagcaaacttagtgttccccaggaggtctcccatccaaaCACTGGTCcagctcaaccctgcttagcttcagttgGAAACCGGTCTTGAGGTATAGGTTGATATGGCTGCTGACATGGGTTATTTTTACATATTCATTTGTGTCCAAACCCTCCTTAGATTTCCTCCTTAGGAATCACTCCTCATTTGTTCATTGAGCCCCTTAAATTTCCAGAATACACTTgacttttctttatttgttttaaagaaagatcTAGActcacaacatcaccgtgcagctgggtccaactatagtttcaccttccaaaacggtcagaaatcttggggtaaccattgatgatgagctaaatttcacagaccacatctcaaaaactgcaagatcttgtagatttacactctgcaatatcaggaagataagaccttcctctctgaacatgccacacaactgctcgttcagtccgttgtcataactagactggactactgtaacgctctcattgcgggcctccctgcatgtgctattagacctctccaaatgatccagaatgcagcagcacgtctcgtctttaatgaacctaagagagcacatgttacaccactctttgtctctctccactggctgccggttgatgcacgtg
This region of Xyrauchen texanus isolate HMW12.3.18 chromosome 23, RBS_HiC_50CHRs, whole genome shotgun sequence genomic DNA includes:
- the LOC127663049 gene encoding uncharacterized protein LOC127663049 — its product is MGAFGRALLITACLYFCICIGEPDMCPPRECLNCNNTVTCPRCSSNSSNCTSDCKRQVFSVTLNITSPITVREGDDVTMICQHNLTKGIFYSISWFLDKNVETVINNETLKITRILKTVNVTCTVRSVCGNFSSNLNINIPDDSMVIILVCVGAAAGIIIILAIVMKIKLRRGQVQSQERMRQRQQNIENVHGYVNTISGY